A portion of the Marinobacter alexandrii genome contains these proteins:
- a CDS encoding tetratricopeptide repeat protein — protein sequence MKIVLLFIASFFSVIATSQTHSDSLLFQKNRSRKDTSQVLSLIALYEKLKYDEPEEAANHAWEALKLASNLNFKRGVVESQLVIGSFLDTRSNYDSALHVFEQALTLSERMKYRKGIMEALLGIGKTLRNVSKWDEAIPPLLRCIEMADLNMGDSIIVATSYNHLGNIYSDQNQFEKALDYYHKCLALLPDTDRAKAVVTLNIGLIHFRFGDLNKALEYYLECLKVAESLKEKLIIAHCYQKLGMVKRSLDEYDEAKRYYNLAIQQFELINDRSMVAYLHSNIANVYSDQEDYGQAIEQLLPSLQIQKEISDLVGQCYTLVNIGTNYMKIKEYQKAEQYLLLAQQLSSEVGVELISKDAAMRLSELFAEQRNFEKAFEYHVAFKILEDSIFNETRSNQIAEMEAKYETVQKEKEIDLLNAENQIAQLKIEKQSSLRNYLIGIACFMILLTLLIINRYRLQAKSNRELKELDKLKTNLFTNISHELRTPLTLIISPVNQLLKEARSAESQQELHLIKNNAKRLLELINQILDLSKLDAGKLSLTVSHGDINQSVRNTASSFESLANQKGIDFKIKTSSESIRMYFDHDKLQKIITNLLSNAFKFTPEGGAIQITSSVKSNSFELIIEDTGPGIPKEQQHRLFDRFYQLEQDDLNHLGTGVGLALTEELVELHHGKIIFNRTIDEKSEFTVSLPIQDKFYAKDKILNPEVVTNDSDTLHIPTENFNELNQPKEDLPIALVVEDNDDLRTHIRSLLQKEYEVHISKDGEEGIKKAFEVIPDIIVSDLMMPKTDGMELCEKIKTDERSNHIPIILLTAKADKKSKLEGLNIGADDYLTKPFDAEELTVRMNNLIEQRLKLRERFSSKITVQPSQISIDPPEELFIKKAIEIVEENISNVEFNVEAFQLEIGMSRMQLHRKLKATTNYSSSEFIRTLRLQRAAQLLSNEGINVAQAAYQSGFNSLSYFNQCFKEKFGVSPSKYTNK from the coding sequence ATGAAGATTGTCCTACTTTTCATTGCTTCATTCTTCAGTGTAATAGCTACTAGTCAAACCCATTCAGATTCACTCCTCTTCCAAAAGAATCGCTCAAGGAAAGATACTAGTCAAGTTCTCAGCCTGATTGCTCTTTATGAAAAGTTGAAATATGATGAACCGGAAGAAGCAGCTAACCATGCATGGGAGGCGCTCAAATTAGCTTCCAATTTGAATTTCAAGAGAGGTGTTGTTGAAAGTCAGTTAGTCATTGGTTCGTTTCTTGACACAAGAAGCAATTATGACAGTGCTTTGCATGTTTTCGAACAAGCATTGACACTTTCAGAACGTATGAAGTACAGGAAAGGCATCATGGAGGCATTGCTGGGTATAGGTAAGACACTTAGAAATGTCAGCAAATGGGATGAGGCCATCCCTCCCCTACTGAGATGTATAGAAATGGCGGACTTAAATATGGGAGACTCAATTATTGTTGCTACCAGTTACAATCACCTGGGTAACATTTATTCCGATCAAAACCAATTTGAAAAGGCTCTAGACTATTACCACAAGTGTCTGGCACTTCTACCTGACACTGACCGTGCTAAAGCGGTGGTCACTCTGAATATCGGACTAATTCATTTTCGTTTTGGTGACCTGAACAAAGCTCTTGAGTATTATCTCGAGTGTCTCAAAGTAGCAGAATCACTCAAGGAAAAATTGATCATTGCCCATTGTTATCAAAAGCTCGGAATGGTCAAAAGGAGCTTGGATGAATACGATGAAGCGAAAAGGTATTACAATCTCGCCATCCAACAGTTCGAACTTATCAATGACCGAAGCATGGTCGCCTATCTCCATTCGAACATTGCCAATGTTTACTCCGATCAAGAGGATTATGGTCAAGCCATTGAACAACTACTTCCAAGCCTACAGATACAAAAAGAGATCAGCGATCTGGTAGGTCAGTGCTATACACTGGTGAACATCGGTACAAACTATATGAAAATTAAGGAGTACCAAAAAGCTGAACAATACCTACTATTAGCTCAACAACTTTCATCTGAAGTTGGGGTGGAGTTAATCAGTAAGGATGCTGCTATGCGATTGAGTGAGCTTTTTGCAGAGCAAAGGAACTTTGAAAAAGCCTTCGAGTATCATGTTGCATTCAAAATACTAGAAGACAGCATTTTCAACGAAACCAGGTCTAATCAAATCGCTGAAATGGAGGCCAAATATGAAACAGTTCAAAAGGAAAAAGAGATTGACTTGTTAAATGCAGAGAATCAAATTGCTCAATTAAAAATTGAAAAACAGAGCAGCTTGAGAAATTATCTAATTGGCATTGCATGCTTCATGATTCTCCTCACTTTACTCATTATAAACAGGTATCGTCTTCAAGCCAAATCAAATAGGGAACTAAAGGAACTAGATAAGCTCAAAACCAATTTATTCACGAACATTTCGCATGAACTCAGAACTCCTCTTACACTCATCATCAGTCCAGTAAATCAACTGCTCAAGGAAGCAAGATCAGCAGAAAGTCAGCAAGAATTACATCTAATCAAGAATAATGCGAAGAGGTTGTTAGAATTAATCAACCAGATTTTGGATCTGTCTAAACTTGATGCGGGGAAGCTTTCTTTAACGGTGAGCCATGGAGATATCAATCAATCAGTAAGAAACACAGCATCTTCTTTTGAATCATTGGCGAACCAAAAAGGAATTGATTTCAAAATCAAAACAAGTTCTGAGTCCATTAGAATGTATTTTGATCATGATAAACTACAAAAAATTATTACTAATCTTCTCTCAAACGCTTTTAAATTCACTCCAGAAGGAGGAGCTATACAAATCACTAGCTCCGTTAAATCAAATAGCTTTGAACTCATCATCGAGGATACAGGGCCTGGAATTCCAAAAGAGCAACAACATCGATTATTTGATCGCTTTTACCAATTAGAACAAGATGACCTAAATCATCTTGGAACAGGTGTTGGGTTAGCCCTGACGGAAGAATTGGTTGAGTTACATCATGGAAAAATTATATTCAACCGTACCATTGATGAAAAAAGTGAATTCACTGTCTCTCTACCTATTCAGGATAAATTTTATGCGAAAGACAAAATTCTGAACCCAGAAGTAGTTACCAATGATTCAGATACACTGCATATACCTACCGAGAACTTCAACGAACTGAACCAACCAAAAGAAGACCTACCAATCGCACTCGTCGTAGAAGACAATGATGATCTTAGGACTCATATACGATCGCTTTTGCAAAAAGAGTATGAAGTCCACATTTCTAAAGATGGAGAAGAGGGGATCAAAAAGGCTTTTGAGGTTATTCCTGACATCATCGTTTCTGACTTAATGATGCCCAAGACAGATGGAATGGAATTGTGTGAAAAGATAAAAACGGATGAGCGATCTAATCATATCCCTATCATCTTATTGACAGCCAAGGCAGATAAGAAAAGTAAACTGGAAGGGCTAAATATTGGAGCAGACGATTACCTAACCAAGCCATTTGATGCTGAAGAACTAACCGTAAGGATGAATAACCTCATTGAACAACGACTGAAATTGAGGGAACGGTTTAGTTCAAAAATTACTGTACAACCCTCCCAAATCAGTATTGATCCTCCAGAAGAACTCTTCATTAAAAAAGCCATTGAAATAGTGGAAGAAAACATTTCCAATGTTGAGTTCAATGTAGAAGCCTTTCAACTTGAAATAGGTATGAGTCGGATGCAACTTCATCGAAAACTCAAAGCGACTACCAACTACTCTTCAAGCGAATTCATACGGACATTAAGGTTACAACGAGCTGCACAGCTCCTCTCTAATGAAGGAATCAATGTTGCACAAGCTGCCTATCAATCTGGATTTAATAGCCTCTCCTATTTCAATCAATGTTTTAAGGAAAAATTCGGAGTAAGCCCTTCAAAATACACCAATAAGTAG